Genomic DNA from Felis catus isolate Fca126 chromosome E3, F.catus_Fca126_mat1.0, whole genome shotgun sequence:
GCTAAGGCCATGTCCAGGGGCCTGAGCCTGCGTACTGCAGTCCACACAGCAACACTCTCCCCATCAGAAGGTTCAAGATGCTCCTGCCTCTCTACCACCCCAAAATCCTGAAGTCTCTCTGTTGTAAACACAGGTCAAACCCTGTTTGGTGCTGGCCAGGGTGCTGGTCTCCTAAGGGCAAGGTTGGGTAGGAACAATCCTTAACAGGTTAAGAGGCAGCAGGAATTTAGAGTTCTTTAAGGGCCCTCAGGCTAAGgccagtttattcattcaacaagtacttattgagtgcctacaCTATTCAGAGTACAAGGCAGTGTTCTAGAAGCTGGGGGTATAGACCACACTGTCAAGATCCTGACTGAGCCCAGCCAGGACAGTTTCCTGAGCTTCAAGGTCATTGTCTCCAATCTCTATTTCTATCTATTCActcctttctcccatttcttccccttcttctccctcccaccacctccccggCCCTTTCTTCTCTGCTTAAGCAGCCGATACCCTCCCTTTGGTCTCCTGGGCCTCCACCTTCCCTGGACCCCATCATTCCAGTCCTGTTGGCGGCTCCTCTTTGAGGGGCCTTGCCCGACCATCCCCTGTCCCAAAGGGCCTCAGGACCAAGTGCCCACGCTGGTGCTTGATTCGGGCAGAACTGTCACCAAAACCTTTGCCACACTCTGCACACTTATATGGCTTCTCCCCAGTGTGTGTTCGCCTATGTTTGACCAGATCTGAGCTCCGGGGAAACTCCTTCCCACAGAAGCCACACACATGGGGCTGGCTGGGTCCAGAGGGCTGGGCTCGGACTCGGGGTCGAGGGGCCATGGGTGCTGGGCCAGGGGGGTTATGTGGCCTCAGGAGagtggatggtggtggtggccgAGCCCGTTCACCTCGGTGGGTGCGGAGGTGCTTGACTCgggccgagctgtcagcaaaaccCTTGCCGCATTCAGGGCAGAGGTagggtttctcccctgtgtgCACACGATGGTGTTTCACCAGGTCCGAGCTTCGGCGGAAGCCCTTGCCACACTCAGGGCACTTGTGGGGCTTGTCACCTGCCAGTGGTGGGGGTGGCTCCCCAGCCTGTGGGCCCCCGGGCTCTGGCTCCAAGCCAGGCAGGCCAAAAGGCCCATCACCTGAGTGTGAAGGGCTTCGAGGTGTCAGTGGGGGGCTTGTGCcaagaggaggtgggggtgggcttgagctggggggtgggctggggatcAGGGGGGCCAAAGGGTAGCCTGGGAAGCTGAAGTCCTGGGGCTCCATGTGAGTGAGGCGGTGGCGGAGGAGGGTGGAGCTGAGGCTGAAGGTGCGGTCACATTCCGGACAGGCGTGAGGCCTCTCCCCACTGTGGGTGCGGAGGTGTTTGACCCGGGCAGAGCTGTCGGCAAAGCCCTTGCCACACTCAGGGCACAGGTAGGGCTTCTCTCCCGTGTGCACCCGCAGGTGCTTCACCAGGTCTGAGCCCCGGGCAAACTCCTTTCCACACACATCACAGCCAAAAGGTTTGGGCCCCAGGTGACTGCGCTGGTGGCTCAGAAGGCTGCAGCTGAGCACAAATCTTTTGCCACAATCGGTGCAGATATATGGCTTGTCCTGGGCCTTGGGTCCCTGTGGGGCTGCTGTGGCTGCTCGAGAAGGCTGCCGTCTGGGCACCACGGGCCGGGGTGGCTGCTCCCCCCGGTGTGTCCGCTGGTGCTTTATACGAGCAGAACTGTCACCAAAGCCCTTGCCGCAGATGCCACATTTGTAGGGCTTCTCACCCGTGTGTGTCCGCTGGTGTTTCACCAGGTCAGAACTCTGCCGGAAGCTCTTGCCACATTCACCGCAGATAGTGGGGCGCTCACCAGCCGGGATCCTGGACCGAGGAATCTTTGGGGGACCCTGGGCTGGTGGTCGGGCTCTGTAGGGCTTTTCACCACTATGAGTTCGCTGGTGTTTGATACGGGCAGAGCTATCCCCAAAGCCCTTGCCGCAGACCCCACACTTGTagggtttctcccctgtgtgGGTCCGCTGGTGTTTCACCAGATCTGACATCTGCCGAAAGCTCTTGCCACACTCACCACACACGGCAGCCCGATCGCTAGCCTGGCCCCAGCGTGGCTCTCCCAGGAGCCGGGGACCTCTGTCCCGAGCCTGAGGTTTTCCCGGTCCCTCTCTCTGGACCCACAAGTCATCCCAGGTCTGGATGCCTTCAGGTTTGAGAGAGGCATTTCCTACTTCATGACCTGGAGCCGGATCTTCCTCTTCCTTGAACCCCAAGTCATCCTCCTGGGGGGGATGTTCAAACTCATCCGGCTGAGCAATCTCCACATTCTCACTCCCTAAACCTGGGGAGACAAAAGGGAGTAGTAGACCCTGCCCTTTGGCTCAGCTCCTATCTTTGATGGCACCTTCCCCAGGAAGGCTTCCTTGGCGATCTGTAGTCACAAggatgtctctccctctctcctctgaacTTCTGAAATACTTAGTATTGCTGCCTCTCATCAACAATGGTAACTTCCTGTCAACGTGCCCTTAATACGTGCCGGTCACTGAACTACCCATCACTGAATCCTTGCAAACAATCCTATGATACAATGCTACtactactcccattttacagacatggAGATTCCAAGAACTTAAGCCACTTGCTTAAGGTTATAAAGCATCACGCTGgtaagaacagatactacacttggCCAAAAGGCCAGGCAGCGATGGGGTTAGGAAGTATTAAAGCCATGTTTCTCACTCGGGTCTGTCTGATTTCCAGGCCTGTGTTAACCACTACATTATACTGTCTCTATATAGAACACCTACTATTTACTATTTCTATTATATCTTCTTATATTAGCCCATTGTGTAATGTATTACTTCAATTATCTTGCATATACCTGAGAGGACCCAGACCCACACCTGTCCCTCAAAATGCTTAGGAGAGGTAAGATCAagcacaaataattataattgtgGGCTCAGAAAAACTGCGGTcacaagagaaagaggaaataaggaGATAGGGCGAAGCTTTCACAGCACAGAAAAGAGTAAACCATGGAGAGGAATGGAAGATAAAGCTGGAAAGGGATGTTGGGACTAGATTAGGCATGTAAGGCCTAGATCGAACACTACATTAAGGCTTTTAATTAGCAGGCAGAAGGGAACTAGGGAAGGTTTTTGAGAAGGCAAACAGGATTACATCTGGACTTGGATCAATGTGGTTGCTGAGTGCATCACTGAAGAGAAAAGGGCTGTGGGGAGGTTTTTGCAATTGTCAAGACGAGACAGAACGAGGCCTGAAGTAGGGCAGAGGCTGTGAGGCTGCTGATGAGTCTCCAGGAGTGGGGAGAGTCCTTGCGATGATGCCCCTTCACGGCCTGacgcacagtaggtgctcagaaacGTTGGCTCCCTCCCTCGGtttttgctcccctccccctccccctggaaGCACGGTTCACGTCCGATTTTTCTGGGCTTCGGCCAGACACAGCCCGGCACCGGAGTCCCCACCCAGCCTTTACCTGCCCGTGGCGGGATACTGCCCCGGCCCTCACCTGTGCGGGCGCCTCTCAgctgctccctctcctctgcGCCCTGGAGATCCGGGCCCCAGGGCTCCACCGCGCGCTCCATCGCCCGCACGCCGCCCTGAGCAAGGGGACAGACACAATCCCACGGTCACACAGCCATGTGCGGCCCGCGGCACCCTGTCGCTGCCCTCTGCCGGCCAGCGCGGGCACCGGGCAGCGGCCGGGTCCGAGGTGCGGGGTGCGGCTCCCGGTGACCCCCGCCCGCGCCGCCGGCCGTCCCTGCACCTGCTGCTCCTTCCGGCCCGCAGCgcccccttctcctcccagccGGCTCCGGCTGTGCCACACCGGCGCCCTCACGAGCTCCTTGGCGGGGTTTCGCTGCCGGAGCCGCCGGCGGCCGGGGTATGCGGGCTCCGCGCCAAATGGGGAGGGGGCTCGGACCCAGGCTTCCCGGGGGCGGCCGCCGGGGGCGGGGACGGGAAGCGGAAGCGCCAGGCCGCACCAAGCCGCTCTAGGAACTGGGAGGAGCTGCAAGCCTGTGGAGGCCGCCCGCGTCTGCCGGCGCTCGGTGGCCGGCGGAAGGCCGCGTGCCGCGGAGAGGGCTACTCTAAGCCGAGGACAGTTGCCCGAACTCGGTGGTATTAACCGTGTACCTCCTGGGCCGGAGCCGGGTGATGAGGGCCGAAGACTCTTCCTAATTGTCGCTGTGTCGGGCCACCTGCGCCGACCCCCGGGGCTGGCCGACTGCGCCAGCCACCCTGGCccggagagacaaagagagatcgAAGACTGACccagggaaaggggtgggggagagacccAGGCAAACAAAGGGCGGCGGAGACCCCagacggggcgggggcggggcgccgaGACACAGGAAACAAAGCGCGGCGGGTCCGAGAGGcctggggccgggggtggggtggggatgggggctgggctgggggagacCGAAGCCTGAGCAGCAGCTAGAGGCTAGAGGCAGACGCCTGGGAAATGCTGGGGAGAGTCAGCCTTTGAAATCAGGCCGGGGCggagaccctgagccagacaCAAAGTCGTAACCTAAGAACCCCCAGTCAGAACGCAAAAGccgagagagaccgagagagcgGCGAACCAAAAATACAGGAGCAAAAGATTGGCCTCCAGAGACAAAGAGATGTAGAAACATAAGAGATAGATGAAATCATTGGAGCACAGTCGGAAGAGctataagaaaaggaagggaatctGCAGAGAAAACAGGCccagaggcagagaaacaaaagacagagaaactggcagagacaaagagatagagacacaaagaaataggcCACAGGGAGACTAGGGACAGGTCGACAACCCTACAAAGGCCACACCCAGGGAGAGGCTAAAACATTAAACTATCGTTCCCAGCTTGGTGGGCCGTTCCAGTGGACCCTGGGGCGTGATCCCCAGTATCTGTACTCAGCAAGCTTGCCTTTGGGGAAGGGGGGAGTGCTTGGAAGTGTTTATTATCTGATAAGTGAGGGGTGACAGAGGTTTGTATATCAATTCACAATTTATTAGCACCTCAGTGCTAAGCCAAGAGTTTGGGATAAGGAGGTGAAACATGTAAGATACATCCTTGGATGCTACCAGTTTTAAGGGGCAAGTACacaaaccatgaaaaagaattGTAAGGGTGTGAGTTACATGGACCAGTTCAAGATACTGTGCGAGAGCAGGAAGAATTCTAAATTGGGAGTGAGTCTGCATGGTTCTGGATGCTTCCTATTCATGGGTATTAGACACAGAAACTAGGACCACAAATCAATCAGTACATACTTAAGCATCACGAACCAATATCTAGACACTGTCTACTCCCTGGACTTACAAAGAAACTCTCCAGGGAGCTCTTGATCCAGTAGAATATGGAGATGTGGCGACAATGAGACAGATCTATACCAATCTGACGAACAAAATATAATAGGAATGTAGTGCAGAGAGATACCTTCTGTAGAGTTTAGTGGCTGTGGACTCTGTCTTTAAGGCCATTTATGCAGTCTGATTCCTGACCTTGTCACTTAACTACTGCTTGACACTGCGGAAATTAGTTCTGTTTCCTaaactgtaaaatggagatgataataccGAATTTGAATGGTTGAGGATTAATATGTGTAATATGTATAAAACACTGAGCCAAAAAATACCAGCTTTTACTCTTTTGGCTAGAGTAACCAAGAAAGAAGGTGGCATTTTTGAGCTAATCCTGACAGAACTAAGATTTCGACAAAGTCCAGAGCTGGCTGAGGTGGGGGCTGAATGAAGAGAGATGTGCCCCCACATTAACAGTTGCCTACACACTAATCGaaaacctactatgtgctagaagCTTGAGATCCAAAGATGGCTAAGACCTACCCTCAAAGAGGAAAATAGAGAATAGTTCTGTTTTAATGTGTCACGATGTCATGAGTTTACATAATAGGAAAGCAGTGGAAGCTAGAGTggtatgtttattcatttgctccACAAACATTTCCTGGGGGTCccccatgtgtcaggcacttgtACCGGCAAACAGAGGTAAGAGGGTACCAAATGGCAAAGAGCTAGCCCCTCTCGGAGGAACCCTCCCCTGAAAGGCGGCCAGCCCACACACCATACTCACTCTTGGAGCTAGCTTTGACTTTAAGAAGAGAAAGCCTGGAGTCACTAAGTCCGAACCTGAACTCCGGTCTAAAGATACAGAAGCCCTTCTAGGGTCGCCAGGTGGGGCCTTAGGTAGCTATGCAGGTTTGATGGCAAGATGAAAAAGAACGAATCTagataattaaatgagaaaactgcCCACCATATATTGCCCATAGGAATGTCAAGGCAGGATCTTCCTTTCTCTGAACAGGCCCCAAATCTTATAACATGAATGACTGGACACATTTGTTTGAATAATAAGCATGTAAATGAATATTATGTCACTAGTAATTCATGTCATCTCTATACTAGATAAACCGAGAGCCTTTTCTGCAGGACAATTTGTTAATATGCACAAATGCCTTAGATACGTGACTTCCTTTGATTCAGTAATTCCCCTTCCCCTAAGGAAATGGGACAAGTACACAATGATGGCACCACAAACAGGCCCAACCCATTTCAGCATTGTTTATCACTGGGAAGAATGGGAATCAATCTAAATGCCAAATATCTAtgaatagacacatgaaaagatgttcaacaccactgatcatcagggaaatgcaaatcaaaactacaaagagatttcacctcacacctgtcaatgTCTaaaatcagaggcacctgggtggctcagtcggttaagcatctgactcttgatttcggctcaggtaatgatctcgaagttcgtgagtttgagccctgcatcgggctccgcactgacagtgtggagcctgcttaggattctctcccttttcttctgcctctcccctgctcactctctctctctcaaaaataaacttaaaaaaaaaagtttaaaatcaacaacacaagaaacaacaggtgtagGCTAAGATATAGGGAAAAAGGAGttcctgtgcactgttggtgggaatccaaactggtgcagccactgtgggaaacagaaaaatggagtttcctcaaaaagttaaaaatagggcgcctgggtggcgcagtcggttaagcgtccgacttcagccaggtcacgatctcgcggtccgtgagttcgagccccgcgtcaggctctgggctgatggctcggagcctggagcctgtttccgattctgtgtctccctctctctctgcccctcccccattcatgctctgtctctctctgtcccaaaaataaacgttgaaaaaaaaaattaaaaaaaaaaaagttaaaaatagaactatcctatgatgcagcaatcgcactactgggtatttactcaaagaattaaaaaaacactaattcaaagtgatatatgcaccccagtgtttatagcagcattatcaacaatagccaaactatggaaagagcccaaatgtccgccaactgatgaatggataaagatgtgatatgtatatgcaatggaatgttattcaggtataaaaaagaatgaaatcttgccacttacaatgacatgaatggagctagaatatgatgctaaatgaagtaagtcaatcagaaaaagataaacaccatatgatttgactcacatgtggaatttaggaaacaaatgaacaaagctggggtgggagggggaagagacaaaccaagaaacagactcttaattatggagaacaaattgatgggattaccagaggggaggagggtggagagattgactaaataggtgatggggatgaaggagtgcacctgtcgtgatgagcactgggtgatgtgtagaactgttgaatcattataatgtacacctgaaactaatatagcactgtgtgttaactgagtggaattaaaataacaacttttaaaaagcactctTATCAAATTGTTAAATgtcattttcctaaaaataaatgaacaggggcacctgggtggctcagtcggttgagcgtccgacttcagctcaggtcacagtctcgcggtccgtgagttcgagcctcgctgttgggctctgggctgatggctcagagcctggagcctgcttctgattctgtgtctccctctctctctgcccctcccccgttcatgctctgtctctctctgtgtcaaaaataaataaatgttaaaaaaatttttttaaataaataaataaataaataaataaataaataaataaataaacatgtcaaaaaataatatatagatgTGTATTCACTAGAGAACAGTGTACAAAACATATGAAGTGACAAAAACAGGATTCCAAACAAAGTTATAGTATGATCCTAGTTTTGTAAATATGTTTATTCACATTTATAGAGCTAGGAGAGAATCTAGAAGGATAAACATCAAAATAGGGTTATACCATGGTAGTGATACtggatgtatatatctttttaaaaattgtttttaaatgtttacttttgagagagagcaaatgagcagtagagagagggggacacagaatccgaagcaggcttcaggctctgagctgtcagcacagagcccaacgcggggctgcaactcaaaaactgtgagatcataacctgagccaaagttggatgcttaaccaactgagccactcaggtgcccctagatgcaCACATTTCTATTccatttgcattttctatt
This window encodes:
- the ZNF48 gene encoding zinc finger protein 48; this encodes MERAVEPWGPDLQGAEEREQLRGARTGLGSENVEIAQPDEFEHPPQEDDLGFKEEEDPAPGHEVGNASLKPEGIQTWDDLWVQREGPGKPQARDRGPRLLGEPRWGQASDRAAVCGECGKSFRQMSDLVKHQRTHTGEKPYKCGVCGKGFGDSSARIKHQRTHSGEKPYRARPPAQGPPKIPRSRIPAGERPTICGECGKSFRQSSDLVKHQRTHTGEKPYKCGICGKGFGDSSARIKHQRTHRGEQPPRPVVPRRQPSRAATAAPQGPKAQDKPYICTDCGKRFVLSCSLLSHQRSHLGPKPFGCDVCGKEFARGSDLVKHLRVHTGEKPYLCPECGKGFADSSARVKHLRTHSGERPHACPECDRTFSLSSTLLRHRLTHMEPQDFSFPGYPLAPLIPSPPPSSSPPPPPLGTSPPLTPRSPSHSGDGPFGLPGLEPEPGGPQAGEPPPPLAGDKPHKCPECGKGFRRSSDLVKHHRVHTGEKPYLCPECGKGFADSSARVKHLRTHRGERARPPPPSTLLRPHNPPGPAPMAPRPRVRAQPSGPSQPHVCGFCGKEFPRSSDLVKHRRTHTGEKPYKCAECGKGFGDSSARIKHQRGHLVLRPFGTGDGRARPLKEEPPTGLE